The Vibrio agarivorans genome window below encodes:
- the tyrA gene encoding bifunctional chorismate mutase/prephenate dehydrogenase, whose translation MAVELNELRDQIDVVDKQMLDLLAQRLALVEKVGEVKSEHGLPIYAPDREAAMLASRRAEAEKKGVPPQLIEDILRRTMRESYASEKDSGFKCLNPSLRSVVIVGGKGQLGGLFGRMFALSGYDVKVLGSQDWDRADAILCDAGLVVVTVPIHLTEGVIEKLGNLPKDCILCDLTSIKSKPLQAMMQAHEGPVVGLHPMFGPDVPSLAKQVIVYCDGRGQEAYQWLLEQFSIWGASLCPIEASEHDHGMTLIQALRHFTSFAYGLHLSRENPNIDKLLQLSSPIYRLELAMVGRLFAQDPNLYGDIILSSQENIDMIKRFHRCFGEALDILDGKDKAHFVESFEQVSDWFGDYSQQFMNESQNLLKQANDNIHRG comes from the coding sequence ATGGCAGTTGAACTGAACGAGTTACGTGACCAAATTGACGTAGTAGATAAGCAAATGCTCGATCTTCTAGCGCAACGTTTGGCGTTGGTAGAGAAAGTGGGTGAAGTGAAAAGCGAGCATGGTTTGCCTATCTATGCCCCAGACCGTGAGGCAGCGATGCTTGCCTCACGACGCGCTGAAGCAGAGAAAAAAGGGGTTCCACCACAACTGATTGAGGACATTCTTCGTCGTACGATGCGCGAGTCGTATGCGAGTGAGAAGGACTCTGGCTTTAAGTGTTTGAACCCATCACTTCGTTCAGTGGTAATTGTGGGTGGTAAAGGCCAGCTTGGTGGCTTATTTGGACGTATGTTTGCCCTATCGGGGTATGACGTCAAAGTGCTTGGCAGTCAAGATTGGGACCGTGCTGATGCGATACTATGCGATGCAGGCCTGGTTGTGGTCACTGTGCCAATTCACCTAACGGAAGGGGTGATTGAAAAGCTGGGTAACTTGCCAAAAGATTGTATCTTGTGTGATTTAACCTCGATTAAGAGTAAGCCTTTGCAGGCGATGATGCAGGCGCATGAAGGTCCAGTTGTTGGCTTGCACCCGATGTTTGGTCCAGACGTACCAAGCCTTGCTAAACAGGTGATTGTGTACTGTGATGGCCGTGGCCAAGAGGCATATCAGTGGTTACTAGAGCAGTTCTCTATTTGGGGAGCGAGTTTGTGTCCGATTGAAGCGAGTGAACATGACCACGGAATGACGTTGATTCAGGCACTACGTCACTTTACGTCGTTTGCTTATGGTCTTCACTTGAGCCGAGAAAATCCAAACATCGATAAACTATTGCAGTTAAGTTCGCCGATTTACCGCTTGGAATTGGCCATGGTAGGGCGTCTGTTTGCGCAAGATCCCAACCTTTACGGTGATATCATTCTCTCATCGCAAGAGAATATCGATATGATCAAGCGCTTCCATCGCTGTTTCGGAGAAGCTCTCGATATTCTAGATGGTAAAGACAAGGCGCACTTTGTCGAAAGCTTTGAACAGGTAAGTGATTGGTTTGGCGATTATTCTCAGCAGTTTATGAACGAAAGTCAGAACTTGTTAAAACAAGCGAATGATAATATTCATCGCGGATAG
- a CDS encoding PilZ domain-containing protein, giving the protein MLLSHLVSQDLSLKGLLLQLTDTQGRFNTDMLVQIEFTLPGSDIVVSLTANIVNLLEQQMRGCITEIDIESVSHLKRIVQLNVGDDQLLHREIEHLAHWGS; this is encoded by the coding sequence ATGCTTCTTTCTCATTTAGTGAGCCAAGATTTATCTCTCAAAGGGTTGCTGTTGCAGCTGACCGATACACAAGGTCGGTTCAATACCGACATGCTCGTGCAGATAGAGTTTACTCTTCCTGGCTCAGATATTGTTGTGTCGCTAACAGCAAATATCGTTAACTTACTCGAACAACAGATGCGTGGGTGTATCACTGAGATTGACATTGAAAGTGTTAGCCATTTAAAACGTATCGTACAACTCAACGTCGGTGATGACCAACTCCTCCATCGTGAGATTGAACATCTTGCGCATTGGGGCAGCTGA
- a CDS encoding peptidoglycan DD-metalloendopeptidase family protein, with product MSKKITISIPTKTGSQQFYLSKTGLVSSIIIGSALLSATGVYVYSTQNHLKQLRADISAYRVKTELSQQQNLALLTENQTLETALSEQADEVHQLNQDLARKQDEIKVLGQRVFDVESVLGLTDESDEPTEHLLEARIDAAALDSAVRATLFRLIPNDSPINYNRISSSYGRRTNPITGKVHTHTGIDLTCNVGEPIYAPADGVIETVRPSKSGFGNFLTVRHAYGFMSSYAHLHRFKVRSGEFVAKGQQIATCGNSGNSTGPHLHYEVRFLGRSLNPQYTMDWTPDNFDYLFEKEKKVNWAPLVELVDNSVRMQVNLTNTPTTEESVDTASRGEEHTQDITMQ from the coding sequence ATGTCTAAAAAAATAACTATTTCTATTCCCACCAAAACGGGAAGCCAACAATTTTATCTTTCAAAAACCGGTCTCGTTAGCTCGATCATTATCGGCTCGGCTCTATTGTCAGCCACCGGTGTTTATGTCTATTCAACACAAAACCATTTAAAGCAGTTACGTGCTGACATTTCCGCTTATCGTGTCAAAACAGAGTTATCTCAGCAGCAAAACCTTGCCCTACTGACTGAAAACCAGACGCTAGAAACAGCATTGTCAGAGCAAGCTGATGAAGTTCACCAACTCAATCAAGATTTAGCTCGTAAGCAAGACGAAATAAAGGTGCTTGGGCAGCGCGTATTTGATGTAGAGTCGGTTCTGGGACTGACTGATGAAAGCGATGAGCCAACAGAACACCTGTTAGAAGCGCGCATCGATGCTGCTGCACTTGACTCCGCCGTGAGAGCAACACTGTTCAGGCTAATCCCGAATGACAGCCCTATAAACTATAATCGTATCTCTTCTTCTTACGGTCGTCGCACAAACCCGATTACTGGCAAAGTACACACACATACCGGCATCGACCTTACCTGTAATGTTGGTGAACCAATCTATGCACCTGCAGATGGCGTCATTGAAACGGTACGACCAAGTAAATCAGGCTTTGGTAACTTCCTAACCGTTCGCCACGCTTATGGTTTCATGAGTTCTTACGCGCACCTCCACCGCTTCAAAGTTCGCAGTGGAGAATTTGTCGCGAAAGGCCAACAAATCGCTACCTGTGGTAACTCCGGCAACTCAACCGGACCACACCTTCACTACGAAGTACGCTTTTTGGGACGCTCGTTAAACCCACAGTACACAATGGACTGGACACCTGATAACTTCGACTACCTATTTGAAAAAGAGAAGAAAGTAAACTGGGCTCCTCTTGTTGAACTGGTGGATAACTCGGTGCGCATGCAAGTTAATCTGACTAACACCCCGACAACTGAAGAATCGGTTGATACCGCAAGTCGTGGTGAAGAGCACACTCAAGACATCACTATGCAGTAG
- a CDS encoding 3-deoxy-7-phosphoheptulonate synthase, giving the protein MQRSELSNINISDEQVLITPEALKAKIPLSDNARRFIQESRETIANILHKKDHRLLIVCGPCSIHDIDAAKDYAKRLKALSEELSDQLYIVMRVYFEKPRTTVGWKGLINDPHLDGTFDIEHGLNVGRQLLVELAEMEIPLATEALDPISPQYLADTFSWAAIGARTTESQTHREMASGLSMPIGFKNGTDGSLSTAINAMQAASSSHRFMGINREGQVALLTTQGNANGHVILRGGKQTNYDSVSVAECEQEMAGVGLDAALMVDCSHANSRKDYRRQPLVAEDVIHQIREGNKSIIGVMIESHINEGNQSSDLPLSEMQYGVSITDACINWDSTEALLRHAHKELVPFLENRLQG; this is encoded by the coding sequence ATGCAGAGAAGTGAATTAAGCAATATTAATATTAGTGATGAGCAAGTGTTGATTACGCCAGAGGCGCTGAAAGCGAAGATCCCTCTGAGTGACAATGCCCGCCGCTTTATTCAAGAGTCACGTGAGACGATTGCAAACATTCTCCATAAGAAAGATCACCGTTTACTGATCGTTTGTGGTCCTTGTTCTATTCATGATATCGACGCTGCCAAAGACTATGCGAAACGCTTAAAGGCGCTTTCTGAAGAGCTGAGTGATCAACTTTACATTGTGATGCGTGTTTACTTTGAAAAGCCTCGCACTACTGTTGGCTGGAAAGGGTTGATCAACGATCCACATCTTGATGGCACGTTTGATATTGAGCATGGTCTGAATGTCGGGCGCCAGCTGCTTGTTGAGCTCGCTGAGATGGAAATCCCACTCGCCACAGAAGCGCTTGACCCAATCAGTCCACAATACTTAGCTGATACCTTTAGCTGGGCAGCGATTGGCGCTCGTACAACCGAGTCACAAACTCACCGTGAGATGGCAAGTGGTCTCTCTATGCCAATCGGCTTTAAAAATGGTACTGATGGCAGCTTATCTACCGCTATCAACGCAATGCAAGCGGCATCTTCAAGCCACCGCTTTATGGGGATCAACCGTGAAGGTCAAGTTGCTCTGTTAACGACGCAAGGCAATGCCAATGGTCATGTAATTTTACGTGGCGGTAAACAGACCAACTATGATTCTGTTTCTGTGGCCGAGTGTGAGCAAGAGATGGCAGGTGTCGGTCTAGATGCTGCTCTGATGGTGGACTGTAGCCATGCCAACTCACGCAAAGATTACCGTCGTCAGCCGCTGGTGGCTGAAGATGTGATTCATCAAATCCGTGAAGGAAACAAGTCCATCATCGGTGTAATGATTGAAAGCCACATCAACGAAGGTAATCAATCATCTGACCTACCGTTATCTGAAATGCAATACGGCGTTTCTATCACTGACGCCTGTATCAATTGGGACTCAACTGAGGCACTATTGCGTCATGCACACAAAGAGTTAGTGCCTTTCCTAGAGAATCGTTTGCAAGGATAA